A single Amphiura filiformis chromosome 19, Afil_fr2py, whole genome shotgun sequence DNA region contains:
- the LOC140140461 gene encoding uncharacterized protein — MNSEIVSEPTGITRGQGKDELNMRDFLEQTKVRLQEIKSRNSVSYTSDYACGSRPTRPTGTAYFDFDFESESEPAKLPRLSDLEGSTQQSPLCKTRRPYPYKTCTMLPVSPDETRCTSMTKPLMKPSEYDGSTPLQDYLAHFEIVCELNAWPDDVKAAFLATSLRGAALAVLSDLEEHSRYHYPALINALERRFNSENKAELNKTLLKNRTREKGESLPELAQNLHRLARYAYPNAPRSMQDILAKDQFLDALDPDMRWSIFQTRPKTLDEALDVAIECEAFKLAENQRSCQYVRSVSNTMNTEVGLDLQSDKLESSEQVDSLMSKDQIVLQSLLEILRVILQKIESVQNKVQSYENQRRNHGNYDNKRHRKDLICFKCGEVGHFQRHCKMSRPINSTTSPILPNTSDEHDHDDNSKRVSNVKMVMPNNVVKENTNVEEMKTVGLQYSHDNLMHDPENLIDFWQFSCNGLDELTSAEEPKEMDDTEKSIYVNHVKHDEFMCNSQNCQDQDKDTSKKFYQWSGKDLRKEQMEDQVLNQILSWKELDCDRPKWEDISQENLTLKTYWSFWDQLEIANGVLYKRCDSDCGDKVSMKLVVPQHLRMKVFEDTNKHQEHSEGTQKIMKIIGKRYWWVKWLADVKRISKKCELYARKPTKSRYHNDETTA, encoded by the coding sequence ATGAATTCTGAAATCGTTAGTGAACCCACTGGTATAACCAGAGGGCAAGGTAAGGATGAATTAAATATGCGTGATTTTCTGGAACAGACCAAAGTCCGGCTGCAAGAAATAAAAAGCCGTAACAGTGTCTCGTATACGAGCGACTACGCTTgtggtagtaggcctactagacctaCAGGGACAGCTTATTTTGATTTTGACTTTGAGTCTGAAAGTGAACCGGCGAAACTGCCGAGGCTCTCCGATTTAGAAGGGAGCACACAACAAAGTCCCTTGTGTAAAACAAGGAGGCCGTACCCGTACAAAACATGTACGATGTTGCCTGTAAGTCCTGATGAGACGAGGTGCACATCAATGACAAAACCATTGATGAAGCCATCAGAATATGACGGCTCAACACCGCTACAGGATTATTTGGCACACTTTGAAATTGTGTGTGAATTAAATGCTTGGCCTGATGATGTCAAAGCAGCATTTTTGGCTACCAGCCTTAGAGGGGCTGCTCTTGCGGTTCTGAGTGATTTGGAAGAACATTCCAGGTATCACTATCCAGCGTTGATAAACGCACTGGAAAGGCGTTTCAACTCTGAAAATAAAGCAGAGTTGAATAAGACGCTATTAAAGAACAGAACCCGTGAAAAGGGCGAGTCACTTCCAGAGCTGGCACAAAATTTGCATAGATTAGCCAGATATGCATACCCAAATGCACCTAGGAGTATGCAAGACATTCTGGCTAAAGATCAGTTCTTAGACGCATTGGACCCTGATATGAGATGGAGCATATTTCAAACCAGGCCTAAGACCCTGGATGAAGCACTTGATGTTGCTATCGAGTGTGAGGCCTTCAAATTGGCCGAAAATCAGAGGTCATGTCAATACGTCAGATCTGTGagcaataccatgaatactgaaGTAGGCCTAGACCTACAGTCAGACAAATTGGAGTCATCTGAACAAGTTGACTCGCTCATGTCGAAGGACCAAATAGTCTTACAGTCCCTGCTGGAAATTCTCAGGGTAATTCTCCAGAAGATCGAGTCTGTGCAAAATAAAGTCCAAAGTTACGAAAACCAAcgccgtaaccatggtaactatgaCAACAAAAGACACAGAAAAGATCTGATCTGTTTTAAATGTGGAGAAGTTGGTCACTTCCAAAGACACtgcaaaatgagtaggcctataaactCGACGACATCTCCAATTTTGCCAAACACGTCCGatgaacatgatcatgatgacaaCTCAAAACGAGTGTCAAACGTGAAAATGGTGATGCCTAATAACGTGGTCAAGGAAAACACGAACGTGGAAGAAATGAAGactgtaggcctacaatacagTCACGACAACTTGATGCACGATCCTGAAAATCTTATAGATTTTTGGCAGTTCAGTTGCAATGGCCTTGATGAACTGACAAGTGCAGAGGAACCAAAAGAAATGGATGACACTGAAAAATCCATTTATGTAAATCATGTGAAACATGATGAATTCATGTGCAACAGTCAAAATTGTCAAGACCAGGACAAAGATACCAGTAAAAAGTTCTATCAATGGTCTGGTAAAGACCTGAGGAAGGAACAGATGGAAGACCAAGTCCTGAACCAAATTTTGTCTTGGAAAGAGTTAGATTGTGATCGCCCGAAATGGGAAGACATTTCACAAGAAAATCTAACTCTGAAAACATATTGGTCATTTTGGGACCAATTGGAAATTGCCAATGGTGTTCTTTACAAACGCTGCGACTCAGACTGTGGAGACAAAGTTTCAATGAAACTTGTAGTTCCACAGCATTTGCGTATGAAGGTGTTTGAAGATACAAATAAACACCAAGAACACTCTGAAGGTACccagaaaataatgaaaattattggCAAGCGGTATTGGTGGGTGAAATGGCTTGCAGATGTGAAACGCATTAGTAAAAAGTGCGAGTTATACGCCAGAAAACCTACAAAAAGTAGATATCACAATGATGAAACTACCGCTTGA